The Epinephelus lanceolatus isolate andai-2023 chromosome 16, ASM4190304v1, whole genome shotgun sequence nucleotide sequence CAACTTTATAAATCCAACCAAAAAAATAAGCCTTTGCATATTTCTGCCTTTTTGCATGCACACAGTTTTAAGGTTTTCTGCATGTCACCACTGGtaaatttctttttctctgttccACAaagtgttgaaaaaaaaatctcgttcttaagctgctaaatgctccactatgttcaccaacTAGTGTTCAGTGGGTTTATCACAACAGCTTttaacagctgcctgctgcagctggaaacgAAGTTCATGAGTACagagactgaaccaaaacagttaaGGGaggaaaccaaaacaatgagctggaAGACGCTAAAACGCTTGTACAAACTGAAGGGAACccctggctcctccaggctgcatgtcgaagttTCTTTGGGCAAGATAATAAACATCAAATTGCTTCCTATGGCTGTGCCATCGGTGAGTGAATTCTTTTCACTGTTTACTGTAACTGAtaagcaggtggcaccttgtataaTGGCCTCGGCCACCACTGTAAGAACGtgtgtgtaaatgggtgagAGTCACATGTTGtgttaaggccaaaacacaccagcgcTGTATGACGCGCGTCAAAACAGCCctccattattttctatttacaaacccacaccagCGGCGGCTAGACACGCGTCGACGTGCCACGCTGCGGCACTTTatgctattgtcctattttttccagcgtcgccgcccttgaaaaagcgctattttgtacCCAGCTCCTGTAGTAGCAGTAGCAACGTACCATCGTTGTCTAGTTGTCGTGGTTGTCCTGCGTTGTGTTTTGTTCTTGCACCCCGTCTTCTTCCTCGTCTTTTGTTCTAattggcggttggcaaccagtaCCACCACCTAGCGAACTGGAGTGTGAAATAGAAATCCGGTTGACGCCCCGCAGCAtgatgctttttgtgtgtgttgggggcggcacttgactcgcgtcaatgacgccgccgtcatatgacgccgccggtgtgttttggccttcagGGATCAgttatgctcaacgttagagACGGACACGGAAACAGAGACGGACGAAGCCTTCCGTCCGTGCTCTGTATTCATTTCGTCTGTAGTTGTGCCCATTTCCTGAAAGCTTGTGGATATGGACGAAACGGAGAAGTACTACTGAAGATCAATGTGGCAGTGTATTGTAGTTCAAGCAAGACGTTACTGAACAAGAtgacaaagaaatttaaataatggtggAGCAGAACGTATTGATAATATAGTGAAAATAATTCTCTGACCACAAGTTGAGATGTAATGAGAAGTAATAGCTTGAGCTATAATTTGCTTAAatcaggcctatatttgggccAGGCCtgtaattcctttcacacaaaactgctgCTCAGCAAAAATGGTACACACATTCAAACTGTGTCACTACAGCATCATCATTCacagcataccgacacaacgccactttatcctgttaaaactgttgttccaacttggattcatttttcatGAAGAgaccttttgattttttttatctgaagacccttacagactaaaggaacaTGAacaacttacagggtaatcaaggaatggacacatatattgaggtagccaacaatcCGGTTTTACActtccaaagaacttctataaaaaaaatgaattgcttggcaaccagaccaggcctctaattgagacatgcgtttatttgtcaaaatgtgcagccacaccgggctagtaaaagggactgggctttTAATTGGGACCAGGCTTTTAACTGACGTTTCACAGCATATAATGTTACTGGCTGCGCAGACCATCACAATCGACAACGCTGCCTtacgacctcctccaccatcGACTTGAGTGAAACTTCTGACTCTACCCTTTAGTGCTATCTAGTAGCTGTAactatgccaacataaaggacacatggatgtatgaagacGGTGACATTTATGTTTGAATGGCACATACCTATTTCTGTAAAttaagggagtataaatgagccctcAGAGCACtctgagtggttggaagactagagaGGGGTCTGTTTAGTAGCAAAGTGGTTCATtgttaatattaaaatattgattgtaATCTGTGACTGTGCATATTTAACTTGGTGTTGCTGTAGCCTCAAGTAACACTGAAGGCACGACTGAGTTCAGACTTGTGCTGTGAAGGTTTTTACAGAAATGTTACTGACCTGGTAAAATGCTGTGCTCTTATACCTTACATAAAGGGGAACGGGTGCTCATGCAGATGCGAGACCAACATGAAAAACTGCAATCAGTTATGTAACAAGGTGCATGTCTGAAAGAGGCTTTTGTGAgtgggtggggaaaaaaacagttaaatgcCTAAACTTGTCTGAAAGTTGTCAGTTTGATTTTAGAAACAAAAccaagacaaagagagaaaagcgTCGCATCAGCTGTAAGAGATCATTATACAAGAGGCTCCTATGGTTAGGCCTTATAAATAATAGCAGATGTGAGGTATTCTCCAAAGGAAGACAGGAACTATGTCTCACAGACATGTCAGTTGGAGGTAGGTGTTTGAAGTGAAATTATACTTGGAACAGATGCAGAACAAAGACTCTTGGTGCCATAATGCATGactgatcactatttacttcctgAGAAATCACTACGATGTCTGAATTCTGTCGGTGCATCAACAACCATGAGTTGACTTTAACAGCTCCAAcatccccatccctccctcgtcACACACAGCTCATGGCTTTTGTGTCTGATGTGGATTTAAGTGCTCATATTTCCACATGGATAATGAGGGCTTCACCCCAACAATGGCAACATCATCACTGAGGCTGAAAGAGGCATTGCTGATGTGAGCTGTGGGTGCATCTGCCGAGGAGACACATCTCGGTGCCTTTCCTTCACGACCATTAACTCACAATTGTattcatgcaaaaaaaaaaaaaaagatgacaaaggAACTAATTAGTGCCACCTTAATGCCCCTGCGGAGGAGCATGAGGAACCTCTTATTGTTGCAGTAAAAGAGACAAGCACAGAACACAGAGGTATTACGCAGCACTTTAATACAATCAAATATTCTTAAAAGCCTCTTTTTGGCCTTTGAGTTCCACTTTTTATCTAAAGCACTCAGAGGTAATATATTAGTTGCTGGGAATCATCAGAGCACCTTCTCTTTCCTGTTTGTCCATGCACATTTCTGTGGACCGCTGCTTCACTTGCCGTCCTCCTGGATGTCAAACTGTCTGGTGGATTTGGTGGATTCCAGCATGAGTTCGTACAGCTGGCCTATCTGGTCGTCCTGGAAGTTGTTGAGTTTCCCCTCTGGCAGGTCGGCCCCAAACTTGACTGAGCTGCGTTGGGTCTCCGTTGCCTCCAGTACCTGAGTCTGCAGGGTGTCCTTATAATTCTGCAGGGGtttaaacacagacaggaatagcAGCAGTGTTTAGCACCTGGTCTTTCATCCCATCTCCACTTTCAGATTCATTAAACACATCACGCAGTGTGGCTTGTGCAACATATGGTTCGGGATGGATATGCAATAAAACATCACAACAAAAATGTGAGTTTAGCCAACCCTCACAGGATCAGTCTGTGATAttctttttgtaaagcaaaTCCCATGTGCAGAGTCACACCAACAATGAATGTCTCCTACTAACAGGTACTGTGTGTATCCAAAGCCTGATAatcttattcctctgtgccatacaCACTCAATGACACCTACACCGTCCTGCTGTTAACtactcactagagcaccaaatgtggattaatacACTGCTGAAAACAGTCCCAAGCTTCAGTCTTAAATAACAGTGTGTGGGTATTCTGAATATTTCTAACATCCTTCAGGATACGTCTGTTCCGACTTTCTATAAGCTCTGCAGAAAGGAAACCTCAGATAAGTATGACCAGTTCAGCCAGTCTTTATTGTACATCCATGATCTGTATGCTGTAGTTAGTGGTGGATAAATTATCAAATTGAAGCTGTTGGGTTTTTTAAACTAAACTGATGCATTAGAAAAGTTTAACTGGTGTGTTTCGACAGGGTTTGAGCTTTAGCCAGGGTTCTGTTTACAGCCTACTGTTGGTCATGTGGGCGAAATAATGCTTTATTTCACTTTGTGCATCTGCTTAGTCGACAAGTTGTAAATGGCTGGCAAGAGCACTCGCATTTGCAGCCATGCGTCTCCTATGCCTGCAGGGAAGCAGagtgctgcacacacactgccctgtgtgtgcatgagctGCTGTTGCAGTGGGCAGCTATCGCACATCGACACAACTCAGAGGAAATACGCCTCCTCTTAAACACTGTCATTCTTAAAGTACTGATACTAACATCACAGGGGATTGAATGGTTTTTGTTATGTTACTAACATGCGTGCTTATTTCAAGccaaccatgatctttttttctaaacctaaccacatagttgtgttgcctaaaccttatcAAGAAGCTCTGGTGCAATTGCGACTGTTTAAAACTGTGACCGTTATCCTGTTGTCCAACAGTAGGCACGCTAAGTTATCTAATGCTCCTGTGGGCTGCACTCAGATGTAGGAATTTTCTCACCTTTCGTGGTAGTATGAGTTGAATGACTTTTTGGGATATGATGCTGTAGACACACCAGGGAGCAGCAAAGTGCCTCTGGCGAGCTGCTATGCAATGTTCGCGGAAAGCTGTGGCAGCCACTTTAAGCTGCAGCAACTAGGGGTGTGCCATGTCATCTTGTTCATGGTAATACCGGTATAATTTTTAACATCCTATTAAAAATTCATTTCGTGATACTCGCACGTTCTGACTTGTTGACATCTGACATCATACCGTTACCAACAGCAACAACATGCATGGCTTAAGGTGAAATTATTACTGACTCagtggtggttccaaaaagaagagcagcttcagtagtgtggtgCCGTTGAGCCTGAATGTCTaagactcttttagtgagttGCCACGAGTTACCCTGCctgcagagggaactcattcagcggctcctctggcagcagcacagcgtctctccctctcctctctcaccgtgCGGACATGGGAGTCGGtgttgtcaagtgattttgtcataaacctttagtaatgtaaacctacgtgacacTCATGGCTTGggaaaaaaactacatatatgtgaatgtgcgatagttgtggtatcataacagcctgtcacaggttacaacATGATTAGAGGAggaatggcagagcataaaggtccaggtggggaaaaaaaacaactcaatcatttaggattttgctaaaagaaggaaatcacctgttgatttacaTTTGTAGATAGAGTGAATTTTGTACATTTGGGGGCTATTTAAATGAGTAATTTGtagtagattttattttgttgaactattaatattgtatacagaatctgaatctcgtTACGTAATATCCTGAAATaccgtgatattattttagggccatatcgcccacccctaacGGTTGTTTGATTCTGTGGTGAAGTGCGGCCAAACTAAAGGATGGGGATAGTTTGCCAGAGAATTTCCCCAGCCAATCAGTAAACAGAGTCCTGTGACATGTTGACCTATGTTAAAAATAATTTCCTCCTGCCTGAAATACATGAGCACAATGGCGAGCCACAGAAAATTGTAATTATTGTGGCGAGCCGTCGAGCCGTCGTGGCTGCTTGGTGTTTGGTGTTTAAGTTAAGTAATTTAAAAGACACAagtatagtaataataatatctgGCTTCCACTAAACCTTAGTGATCTTTGCCAAGCTCTTTACTTTTTCCTTTTAGATCAGACAGATGTTCTAAAAAAACCCCAAAGTGGTTGATGCCGACTGCAGCAGCCCAGATGTGGACAGATGTGGCAGAACCACAAAAACCTTCCCAGAGGAAATCACAGCACATTTCACCTAGTCTATCACAattcgtttttttaattaaaatatcaaTGCTCACTGTATAGTAAACTCAAGGTTATGGTCTTTAATTTACAGCGCTGACATGGCTCAGGGCCAATCTGTACACATAGATCTCCTCTTCTCACAGAGTGAACTGTCTAGTTAACCTCAGCCCATGTGTGATGAGTCAAAGCTGTCAGTGCTGCAAATGAATCATCCTAAACAGGACCACAGCCACCTCCGTCTGTTTCACTTCTGAATAGCCATCCATCATttgaacaaagagcatgcagtgAATGTCTGAAGTTTTTGCCCATTCAGAAGGCATCTTGGGTTTTTGGAACACTTTCACTGTAAGCAATAAGGAGCCATTTATCTGAGAGGTCTTCTCCTGCACATAATGTAATTGTCTTGAACATGTGCCAAAAAGGAGCACTCCAACAGTTTGGCACACTTGTACGTTTACTTTATCATTCAAGGACTTCTTGGAAAAGTCTAGGTATCCTTATTGCCTCTGGATCTGCAACTTAAACAGGGGTCTGCCATGTCACTTATTGAACTATGTGAGATCGTCTAGTTACTAGAGATGCACTGATGGCAATTTTCTTGGCTGGTTATGATTTTTTGAATCTCTAAATGTCTGACCTGCcgattcagatttttttttctttttctgaattACAACTGACAGCATACACGAATATTTTTTGTAGCTTTTCTTAAGAGGCACTGGAAACGCGGCTTGTAATAGTAAAAATCTATGTGTGATATAAAAGATAAGTGagtgaaaataaattttaaaactATTAGAAAACCTTGCATAAAAACAGCTTATCTGGGAAAAAATTACTGTGAAGGTTCTCGCCTGCCAGCTAGAAAATGTCTTACCAGACATATACCTGCTTACCAGACAGGCTTTTTCAGGAATAACCTTTCATTCTTCAATGTGAGACAACTGTTTAATATTAAATATcacccatcagattcctctgtTCCTGTAGTAGTAGTGTCCCTTGTGGCTTTTGATAGTTTTTGAATTGTGCTACTTGTTTTATATCCCTGAAACTTTTGGCTTTGGTGAGAAGTTCATATCAGTGATTAGGCTGCTATACACATTTCCAGTCTCTTCAATACCATACTTCTCCCTGATATTTCCAGGTAGGTTGCAGTACAAGACGGGCTGTCCTCTTTCACCTCTACTTTTTGCCATAGTCATTGAGCCCTTGTCATGTGCACTCCAActtaacaaagaaataaaaggcATCATTAGAGAGGGCAAGAACAAAAGGTTCCATTGTATGCAGACGATGTGCTGCTATACATCTCTGGCCCCAATTATCTACGGCATGTTTTTGGTACCCTTGAcctgtggttttcaaactttttgtgtctAAGGCACACTGAAGGCCAGGCCAAAATCTCAAACTGTGAACAATAACTTCTATATTATTGTGTGTCATCACTCTTATCACGACTTAggataataataaagaaaaaaataagacaggtaggtttcgtgatactgtctactgaatgatttttcttttttctttaggTGGTCAGTCGTAttcgctggtgctttgttgtaatttgctccatACAATAAAGTGATCCATTGTCCCATACACAGCTTTCTCCTTTTTAATGTCATCATCCCTAACACTgactgccaatcagggctttagatgtgtcacacacttataaatcCCACGCCAACAGAAACAATAGGTTCTCTGTGAAGGTTGtttgaatttaattaaattaaattacactttttagCTAGAGTTTGTCTCTTTATACGGAAATTGGTGcaaacaacatactgatacTGTCAATTAAAATTAATTCTTAACTTTTTGTAGGCCCAGGTGAATATTGcattaataatgtgtggttatcacaaaatcccatggCACACCTGGACTGACATCCtagcacaccatttgagaaccactgcccCAGACCAACTTTACATTACAATTACAATTGCAAACTAAATTTACAgaaaagtgctgtttcctgttaacGAGGCTGCCCGTCAGTACTCAttctcttctcttccttttATGGTAACATGCAAGTTTGTAcatctctgtgtctgtatcacAAATTTAATTAGTTTCAGGCGGCTATAAACTAATGAAGACAGTTATgtatattatataccatttatGCCAATAGATGTGTCTAAATCCTACGCACTGAACCTTTAACTATAGCACCACTGAgtgtcctcttcatcctctgttGGAGAGTTTGAGTCTCTCCCCTGTGGACTGCGATCAAAAGCACTAAAGGGGAAGTATAATATGGTCAATAAGTCTTCTATCTCTCTCATGCTCAGGATGACTCAGCTGATGATCAGTTTTCCATATAGCTAACATGTGATTTGGGACCATATAAATAAAACTCATACAATACGTAGCTTCACAGTCCATTAACCCTGTCACTCAGCGCAGCTCACAGGCTTCACCACAGGTATTTTTCTGCATTCACATCAACATCCCTTCATTTCATTTCACCAATACTATCTCATCTTTTCCTTTTGTTCCCTACAAACACATTTCTCTCCGTCTCTTTTGGGAAAGCTTGTTTGTCCCAGTGGAGCCGATTTATTAGGTGCAGAGAACTCCCATGGGTGCCTCTGAAATAAATGGATTACACGCTGAACACTCAGTGCTTGTAATCTCATTTGGAGTCTTGCTCCTCGTCTGTTCCCACTCCTCTATACTTTTCTGAGGAAGCTGAGATTCTGCGGAAATTCACCTCCTTTTTAAAGAatggacagagaggaaaaaggaCTGTGGAGACAGCCAGGAGAGAATTCAAGCTGTTAGGGCTCGGCTATACTCATTACATAATAAGTTCTCAACAGCTGTCAAATAAAGCAATTGGTGCAAATTAGTATGGCGTGGTGTgggaattttatttttatgtggtCTATTAATGTGGTGTGTGATTGGACCCCACAAAGAATAACCTCTGCTTGGCTGAAGCTAATAAATTAAACGATTTTATTTGCAACTAAATGAAATGCCCTGCCTCCCATCCTGGCGTCTGGACTTTAATGAAAGCAGTTGGAATAAAGTGGTGATTATTAGCTTTTACTTGACTTTCTCTGTAACTTTAATGCTTTTGCAAATTACTTCACAGCTATATCTATATATAACTATGGATGGAGTGCAATTTTAGATCAGGTTTCCAATATCTTTAAGTTCAGCAAGTACAGAAAATGATCACATTAATTGCTGTTATGTTCTTGGGGTAAATGTTAATGAAAATAAAcctggaaaatgtgaaaaacaattAATACAGACTCCCAGAGTATAAATTATTCTTTGATCATTTTTAATCATTTCTTTAATACCTTGTTTCTTGTCaaaaattaaaactgaaaaacgCTGAAGATCTCATTCTAGGCTGATAAAGAAGGATGGAGGACTCAAGTGAGCACAGGCATGCTGTGAAGCGTCTGAGAAGCAGAGTTTGGAAGTACTTTGGGTTCTACAATGTAGGTGGCAAAATTAGCAACAAAGATAAAACTGTTTGCCAGCTTTGTAAAAAGTAGCATCCTCCTCTACAATGACAACAAATCGCAGAGATCCAAGAAACAAGTGGTGCAAGGTCAATAATGCTGTCCAACTTTGTCTGACCGCCTACTTCTCGCCCACTCATCTTCAGGGCCCTCACAAAGAGCTCCTGTAAAGATAGTAAAATTTGTATGAAAGAATTAAAGTCCTGTTGGCAGTGTTTTGGCAGACGGTTTACAAGATCATGAAATAACTGGAGGCATGATATACAATTAAAATTTGCACCACAATTTCAAGATACATAGTGCTGTTGTATGATcctgaagaaaaaaatcactctGATAAATGATGGATGGACATCTCAGGCCTCGTATGCTTATGTGACAGTCACAGCTCACTGTATCTGAAGCTCATAAGAGCTTGTCAGTTATGTTGTGTGTCCTGAGGAGCTGAGATGAAGCCACACCACTTAACATACTGAAGATAGCCTCATCAGTGCACTGGATGAATTTGACATCACCTACGAAGTGCTTGTAGCGCTTGTCTCCAAATATGTGAACGCCATAAATCATTTAGGGCATAATAATGTGCCCCGTTTGGCCAAGAAACTGAACCTGGCAGTGAACAAGGGCAGGAGGTGAAAGCTCTTAATAGGTCCCTTTCCAGACTAAAGTAAACTGCACATCAAATATTGGACAGACTCCATCAGACAGCTGCCGTCACTGAAATCTGGCACAGTGTAACTGGTATAAAACATTTGCATATGATCAAAACAGCTGTATGCGATTTAATAAGACAGAATTGagggctgttttttttccaggattATTTCAGACTTGCAGAATTAAAGCTGTACTTGTTagcttttataaaaaataactttttgtaatatttgttgAAATTGTCACTATATTCAGACAGTAGTAGATGAGCCAGATAATGATTGTTTGCCTCCTCatagtgctcctaatggcatcTGCAACAAACCACCGcatgtgaacaaaaacaactagcCTAGTCGGTCATATtgatcactgctcatgaactgcggtcaaactattaaaaaaaacacaaatgaaatgttttcagagacatattttagtgtcTTGTTTAgctgtagaatgagaaggtttCTGACTAGGCCCCCATGTTGGAAACAGCTGAGCCAGAACAAAGAATCACCCACCAGCCTGAGCAAAAGttctcatttcacagctaaacagtacacttaaatttgtttctaaaaacatttaaaagggaGAAATAGGACCACAATTAACCACAATTCataagcagtgattgacatgaatgacagctgtgttacagactcctcggctctgattggttgttttccaaCATTAGAAGCACTACAGGGTAGAGggacctgatttttttttttcaacagaaTATCTGTCTCATGCActactgtgtatatataatgACAGTTTCACCAAATGTGATTAAGTTATTCTTATAAAAGTTACCATCTGTGGCTTTAAGTTATCCTCGTGCCACCTAATCACCATATGAGCAAGGCCCAGCCATCACAACATTTCTGACTATGCTACTGAAATGATATTGGCAGATATTAACtcgactcacaagtcagtctttagacgctttgcttaactaaagactgatgtctttctccctgatttcgtGTTTAGATgtgcggatacaatttcagagtttaaaaaactccctacgttgcagaaccaatagtaaatccacagggcggcccttcggtggctcgctgaactcttgtgctcgtaaacatagtcggactgcgttaaaagttttaaacaaagtcgctgtaagtccttcatttccacagtcttgtggactgagcacacatttgataaaacggagttaactCTCtcgtaggggtgtaacggtacacaaaaatctcagttcggtacgtacctcggtacacaagtcacggttcgtttttttttcggtacagtaatgaaaaaactggacaactattaaatatcttttacttattggtaaccttattaaaacataccaccacagcagttaactctttttacccaatttttgaatgaaacaaatatatataaaatcctgctttttcacattgtttgaatgaaaatagaaatataaaagtgaaaaataaaaatcctgctgtttttttaacacattttttgaatgaaaaatataaatataaatttctgcttaaacaattttactcagttaaaataaaaagtatagtgcagctggtcagctttaaagcctgctcagattcagctttcccactttgttaaagtgcagtaaacaaaacatgcttatatctaaagtgcagcttaaacaattttactcaactccaatggcgttggttatttctttagcgcaatggtcagggaaacgctctttctttttaaacgacgatgatatcgtagtttgcaccagattgctttttctagtcatgccggttaacgttcaaactcgggtggtgtcgctttagatgcgttagcatgttagacgtgtttccaagtacatacccgaccgctgttctgcagtgccggcacactgcttttgtcttgtccacttgtttatttccatcttcgtattttactctgaaaccaaagtgttcccaaacggaggacttaaggtttgcgggtgggtcttcaggttcgtcaggctcacttgccatgttgtcaaaatgcgagaatgcgctgcacaaagtgaaagcggagatttacgggacttGGTCCGTCACttaattatgtccgtcgggaaACTAGATGTTTTAAATGGTTTGGCttgcaaaaacggaattaaaataaaacaaaataatatcctgcgcccaataatttggtacagggtcgtgccgaaccgaaagtcacGTACTGAACGgtttgacacaaatacatgtaccgttacggccctactcTCTCGgtatccattttcaagctctctgtgtgtttgtttccttgtggacgagaaaagggg carries:
- the sdhaf3 gene encoding succinate dehydrogenase assembly factor 3, mitochondrial; this encodes MAASGHVSKVRSLYKRILVLHRFLPIDLRALGDQYVKDEFRRHKSASVEEVQSFMTEWENYKDTLQTQVLEATETQRSSVKFGADLPEGKLNNFQDDQIGQLYELMLESTKSTRQFDIQEDGK